A genomic window from Peromyscus maniculatus bairdii isolate BWxNUB_F1_BW_parent chromosome 1, HU_Pman_BW_mat_3.1, whole genome shotgun sequence includes:
- the Psenen gene encoding gamma-secretase subunit PEN-2, with protein MNLERVSNEEKLSLCRKYYLGGFAFLPFLWLVNIFWFFREAFLAPAYTEQSQIKGYVWRSAVGFLFWVIILTTWITIFQIYRPRWGALGDYLSFTIPLGTP; from the exons ATGAACTTGGAGCGGGTGTCCAATGAGGAGAAGTTGAGCCTGTGCCGGAAGTACTATCTCG gtgGATTTGCATTCCTGCCTTTTCTTTGGTTGGTCAATATTTTCTGGTTCTTCAGAGAGGCCTTCCTTGCCCCAGCCTACACAGAGCAGAGCCAAATCAAAGGCT ATGTTTGGCGCTCAGCTGTGGGCTTCCTCTTCTGGGTAATTATTCTCACCACCTGGATCACCATCTTCCAGATCTACCGGCCCCGCTGGGGTGCTCTTGGGGACTACCTCTCCTTCACCATTCCCCTGGGCACTCCCTAA
- the U2af1l4 gene encoding splicing factor U2AF 26 kDa subunit isoform X1 — MAEYLASIFGTEKDKVNCSFYFKIGACRHGDRCSRLHNKPTFSQTIVLLNLYRNPQNTAQTADGSHCHVSDVEVQEHYDNFFEEVFTELQEKYGEIEEMNVCDNLGDHLVGNVYVKFRREEDAERAVAELNNRWFNGQAVHAELSPVTDFRESCCRQYEMGECTRGGFCNFMHLRPISRNLRRQLYGRGPRHRSPPRSHTGHRPRERNRRRSPDHRHGRF; from the exons ATGGCTGAATATTTAGCTTCGATATTCGGGACTGAGAAGGACAA GGTTAACTGCTCTTTTTACTTTAAGATTGGGGCCTGCCGGCACGGGGACCGGTGCTCCCGACTCCACAACAAACCGACTTTCAGCCAG ACCATAGTGCTCCTCAACTTGTACCGGAATCCACAGAACACAGCCCAAACCGCAGATGGATCTCACT GTCACGTGAGCGATGTGGAGGTGCAAGAACACTACGATAACTTCTTTGAG GAGGTATTCACGGAACTGCAGGAGAAGTACGGAGAGATTgaagaaatgaatgtgtgtgACAACCTCGGAGACCACCTCGTGGGCAACGTCTACGTTAAG TTCCGCCGGGAGGAGGATGCAGAGCGGGCTGTGGCCGAACTCAATAACCGCTGGTTCAACGGACAGGCTGTGCATGCCGAGCTGTCTCCCGTCACCGACTTCCGAGAGTCCTGCTGCCGGCAGTATGAGATGGG GGAATGTACCCGAGGTGGCTTCTGCAACTTCATGCACCTGCGACCCATATCCCGGAACCTGCGCCGGCAGCTCTATGGGCGAGGACCCAGGCATAG GTCACCTCCAAGATCCCATACAGGCCACCGTCCCCGAGAAAGAAACCGACGTCGTTCCCCAGACCACCGGCATGGTCGCTTCTGA
- the Lin37 gene encoding protein lin-37 homolog isoform X2 — MFPVKVKVEKSEMEMAKARNQLDAVLQCLLEKSHMDRERLDEDAGKTPSDTHNKDCSIAATGKRPSARFPHQRRKKRREMDDGLSEGGPQRSNTYVIKLFDRSVDLAQFSENTPLYPICRAWMRNSPSVRERERSPSSPLPPLPEDEEGSEVINSKSRDVYKLPPPTAPGPLGDACRSRIPSPLQPETQGTPDDEPSEPEPSPSTLIYRNMQRWKRIRQRWKEASHRNQLRYSESMKILREMYDRQ; from the exons ATGTTCCCGGTAAAGGTGAAGGTGGAGAAATCAG AGATGGAGATGGCCAAAGCCCGGAACCAGCTGGATGCCGTTCTTCAGTGTCTCCTGGAGAAGAGTCACATGGACAG GGAACGTCTGGATGAAGACGCTGGGAAAACGCCCTCGGACACACACAACAA GGATTGCTCCATCGCTGCCACTGGCAAAAG GCCATCTGCCCGCTTCCCCCACCAgcggaggaagaagaggagggagatggaCGATGGGCTGTCTGAGGGGGGTCCTCAGAGATCCA ACACATATGTGATCAAGCTGTTTGACCGGAGTGTGGATTTGGCCCAGTTCAGTGAGAACACACCATTGTACCCCATCTGCCGTGCCTGGATGCGCAACAGTCCCTCAGTGCGAGAGCGTGAGCGGTCACCCAGCTCACCACTGCCCCCTCTGCCTGAGGATGAGGAG GGTTCAGAGGTCATCAACAGCAAAAGTCGTGATGTGTACAAGCTGCCTCCACCCACAGCCCCTGGACCACTTGGAGATGCCTGCAGATCCCGAATTCCATCCCCACTGCAGCCTGAGACCCAGGGTACCCCTGACGATGAA CCCTCCGAGCCTGAACCTTCTCCTTCCACGCTCATCTATCGCAACATGCAGCGCTGGAAACGCATCCGCCAGAG ATGGAAGGAGGCATCTCATCGGAACCAGCTTCGTTACTCAGAAAGTATGAAGATCCTGCGGGAGATGTATGATCGACAGTGA
- the U2af1l4 gene encoding splicing factor U2AF 26 kDa subunit isoform X2: MIGACRHGDRCSRLHNKPTFSQTIVLLNLYRNPQNTAQTADGSHCHVSDVEVQEHYDNFFEEVFTELQEKYGEIEEMNVCDNLGDHLVGNVYVKFRREEDAERAVAELNNRWFNGQAVHAELSPVTDFRESCCRQYEMGECTRGGFCNFMHLRPISRNLRRQLYGRGPRHRSPPRSHTGHRPRERNRRRSPDHRHGRF; the protein is encoded by the exons ATG ATTGGGGCCTGCCGGCACGGGGACCGGTGCTCCCGACTCCACAACAAACCGACTTTCAGCCAG ACCATAGTGCTCCTCAACTTGTACCGGAATCCACAGAACACAGCCCAAACCGCAGATGGATCTCACT GTCACGTGAGCGATGTGGAGGTGCAAGAACACTACGATAACTTCTTTGAG GAGGTATTCACGGAACTGCAGGAGAAGTACGGAGAGATTgaagaaatgaatgtgtgtgACAACCTCGGAGACCACCTCGTGGGCAACGTCTACGTTAAG TTCCGCCGGGAGGAGGATGCAGAGCGGGCTGTGGCCGAACTCAATAACCGCTGGTTCAACGGACAGGCTGTGCATGCCGAGCTGTCTCCCGTCACCGACTTCCGAGAGTCCTGCTGCCGGCAGTATGAGATGGG GGAATGTACCCGAGGTGGCTTCTGCAACTTCATGCACCTGCGACCCATATCCCGGAACCTGCGCCGGCAGCTCTATGGGCGAGGACCCAGGCATAG GTCACCTCCAAGATCCCATACAGGCCACCGTCCCCGAGAAAGAAACCGACGTCGTTCCCCAGACCACCGGCATGGTCGCTTCTGA
- the Hspb6 gene encoding heat shock protein beta-6 has protein sequence MEIPVPVQPSWLRRASAPLPGFSAPGRLFDQRFGEGLLEAELASLCPAAIAPYYLRAPSVALPTAQVPTEPGYFSVLLDVKHFSPEEISVKVVGDHVEVHARHEERPDEHGFIAREFHRRYRLPAGVDPAAVTSALSPEGVLSIQATPAAAQAPLPPPPAAK, from the exons ATGGAGATCCCCGTGCCTGTGCAGCCTTCTTGGCTGCGCCGCGCTTCAGCTCCTTTACCCGGCTTTTCCGCTCCGGGACGCCTCTTTGACCAGCGTTTCGGCGAGGGCCTGCTTGAGGCGGAGCTGGCTTCACTGTGTCCTGCCGCGATCGCCCCCTACTATCTGCGCGCCCCCagtgtggcactgcccacagcacag gtgcccacggaGCCTGGGTATTTTTCCGTGCTGCTGGATGTGAAGCACTTCTCACCAGAGGAAATCTCTGTCAAGGTGGTCGGCGACCATGTGGAGGTCCACGCACGGCATGAGGAGCGCCCG GATGAACATGGATTCATTGCTCGAGAGTTCCACCGCCGCTACCGCCTGCCTGCCGGCGTGGACCCTGCTGCCGTGACCTCGGCACTGTCCCCTGAGGGTGTCCTGTCCATCCAGGCCACACCAGCAGCGGCCCAGGCCCCACTTCCACCGCCACCTGCTGCCAAGTAG
- the Lin37 gene encoding protein lin-37 homolog isoform X1 gives MFPVKVKVEKSGHLDQTIGLPQRMWDVHRGLTPALHLLPSEMEMAKARNQLDAVLQCLLEKSHMDRERLDEDAGKTPSDTHNKDCSIAATGKRPSARFPHQRRKKRREMDDGLSEGGPQRSNTYVIKLFDRSVDLAQFSENTPLYPICRAWMRNSPSVRERERSPSSPLPPLPEDEEGSEVINSKSRDVYKLPPPTAPGPLGDACRSRIPSPLQPETQGTPDDEPSEPEPSPSTLIYRNMQRWKRIRQRWKEASHRNQLRYSESMKILREMYDRQ, from the exons ATGTTCCCGGTAAAGGTGAAGGTGGAGAAATCAG GGCACCTGGACCAGACCATAGGATTGCCACAGAGGATGTGGGATGTGCACAGAGGGCTGACTCCTGCTCTGCACCTTCTGCCCTCAGAGATGGAGATGGCCAAAGCCCGGAACCAGCTGGATGCCGTTCTTCAGTGTCTCCTGGAGAAGAGTCACATGGACAG GGAACGTCTGGATGAAGACGCTGGGAAAACGCCCTCGGACACACACAACAA GGATTGCTCCATCGCTGCCACTGGCAAAAG GCCATCTGCCCGCTTCCCCCACCAgcggaggaagaagaggagggagatggaCGATGGGCTGTCTGAGGGGGGTCCTCAGAGATCCA ACACATATGTGATCAAGCTGTTTGACCGGAGTGTGGATTTGGCCCAGTTCAGTGAGAACACACCATTGTACCCCATCTGCCGTGCCTGGATGCGCAACAGTCCCTCAGTGCGAGAGCGTGAGCGGTCACCCAGCTCACCACTGCCCCCTCTGCCTGAGGATGAGGAG GGTTCAGAGGTCATCAACAGCAAAAGTCGTGATGTGTACAAGCTGCCTCCACCCACAGCCCCTGGACCACTTGGAGATGCCTGCAGATCCCGAATTCCATCCCCACTGCAGCCTGAGACCCAGGGTACCCCTGACGATGAA CCCTCCGAGCCTGAACCTTCTCCTTCCACGCTCATCTATCGCAACATGCAGCGCTGGAAACGCATCCGCCAGAG ATGGAAGGAGGCATCTCATCGGAACCAGCTTCGTTACTCAGAAAGTATGAAGATCCTGCGGGAGATGTATGATCGACAGTGA
- the Igflr1 gene encoding IGF-like family receptor 1 has translation MGPRYLFRTATVASLLIWAASREVSRLCGRLAYWNPDNKCCRSCLQRFGPPACPDYEFTENCGLDDLGNTVAQTFRKCSPGYCNPDGTELCRPCSSGATIPARMESHSRTQKQCRKKPIPPKEVCPLTTEETGVSSSPGPGQTTIPETSALSSVLPLAAPLLVVLLILAVVLLLLFKRKARSQPCPSLALGDPSTSARWSSPGSLEVLGSRSTRKTSLLQLSSWELQSLASQPLARLLDELEVLEELIMLLDPEPGPSGIMAYGTTRHLAARYGLPATWSTFAYSLRPHRSPLRALIEMVVAREPSATLGQLGIHLAQLGRADALQVLSKLG, from the exons ATGGGGCCCAGATACCTTTTCAGGACAGCCACAGTGGCATCACTGCTGATCTGGGCTGCTTCAAGGGAAGTCTCTCGGCTCTGCGGCCGCCTTGCCTACTGGAACCCTGACAACAAATGCTGCCGCAGCTGCCTGCAGCGTTTCGGGCCCCCTGCCTGCCCTG ACTACGAGTTTACGGAAAACTGCGGACTCGATGACCTCGGCAACACCGTGGCACAAACTTTCAGAAAGTGTTCTCCTGGGTATTGCAACCCCGATGGCACAGAGCTGTGTAGGCCCTGTAGCAGCGGAGCCACAATCCCCGCACGCATGGAGAGCCACAGCAGGACCCAGAAGCAGTGTAGAAAG AAACCCATCCCTCCCAAGGAGGTCTGTCCTCTGACAACTGAAGAAACAGGAGTCTCTAGCTCCCCAGGGCCGGGGCAGACAACCATCCCTGAGACCTCCGCCCTGTCCTCTGTGCTGCCCCTGGCGGCACCGTTGCTGGTGGTGCTCCTGATACTGGCAGTGGTCTTGCTCCTCCTGTTCAAGAGAAAAGCCCGTTCCCAGCCCTGTCCCAGCTTGGCTTTGGGAGACCCCAGCACCTCTGCACGCTGGTCCTCTCCGGGCTCCCTGGAGGTATTGGGAAGTAGGAGCACTCGGAAGACGTCTCTGCTGCAGCTCTCAAGCTGGG AGCTTCAGAGCCTGGCCTCACAGCCCCTGGCTCGCCTCCTGGACGAGCTGGAAGTCCTGGAGGAACTGATTATGCTGCTGGACCCTGAGCCTGGGCCTAGCGGAATCATGGCTTATGGTACCACACGACACCTGGCTGCAAGATACGGGTTGCCTGCCACCTGGTCTACCTTTGCCTACTCACTACGGCCCCATCGCTCACCCCTAAGAGCCCTGATTGAGATGGTGGTGGCAAGGGAGCCATCTGCTACTCTGGGACAGCTTGGCATACACTTGGCCCAGCTAGGGCGGGCAGACGCACTGCAGGTGCTCTCCAAGCTTGGCTGA